In the Hordeum vulgare subsp. vulgare chromosome 7H, MorexV3_pseudomolecules_assembly, whole genome shotgun sequence genome, one interval contains:
- the LOC123407885 gene encoding auxin-responsive protein SAUR72-like — MPTKKNNGKRAHNFQLCRYIRSHHGRLSTNASCPLNSSVVPRQEPAVAAASGPPLPTALEVSGVDRSSSTDMKRLLRRLSRVSAADACAAAAYQPLRPDAAAKASPTAASSSSSSFFGARRLGRGARVPEGHVPVCVGEEGGPVERFAVRAELLGRPAFKALLRRAAQEYGYGHPGALRIPCAVADFRRLLLGLSDPGCHQPTDDDDSALYY; from the coding sequence ATGCCAACCAAGAAAAATAATGGCAAGAGGGCGCACAACTTCCAGCTCTGCCGTTATATAAGGAGCCACCATGGCCGCCTCAGTACAAACGCCTCGTGTCCTCTCAACTCTAGTGTCGTCCCTCGCCAAGAAccagccgtcgccgccgcctccggACCTCCGCTTCCAACAGCTCTCGAGGTCTCCGGCGTCGACCGAAGCAGCAGCACCGACATGAAGCGCCTCCTCAGAAGGCTCTCCCGGGTGTCCGCGGCCGACGCCTGCGCTGCCGCCGCGTACCAGCCACTCCGTCCCGACGCGGCCGCGAAGGCCTCCCccacggccgcctcgtcctcgtcctcgtcgttcTTCGGCGCGCGGAGGCTCGGCCGCGGCGCGAGGGTGCCGGAGGGGCACGTGCCGGTGTGcgtcggcgaggagggcggccccGTGGAGCGCTTCGCCGTGCGGGCCGAGCTCCTGGGCCGGCCGGCGTTCAAGGCCCTGCTCCGGCGCGCCGCGCAGGAGTACGGCTACGGCCACCCCGGCGCGCTCCGCATCCCCTGCGCCGTCGCCGacttccgccgcctcctcctcggccTCTCCGACCCCGGCTGCCACCAGCCCACCGACGACGACGACTCCGCGCTCTACTACTAG